The proteins below come from a single Oncorhynchus gorbuscha isolate QuinsamMale2020 ecotype Even-year unplaced genomic scaffold, OgorEven_v1.0 Un_scaffold_579, whole genome shotgun sequence genomic window:
- the LOC124018767 gene encoding uncharacterized protein LOC124018767 isoform X2, with translation MAYRGRKSSEFDKLQKENSQMKSVIENLRKQNMALNQRDDQNKFSSFGYQESYPIAEGHRGFISDARLLQMQRAEREAMEAKQRKISAIHENYVRTALIGVGSTFAHHFVPSIQCIPRPKAPPRPLPRRLEPIALAPLKNVVGVDGAQVRPGSHSLESIQVNKSFSSSSVWPVPVPPTAAPSKRGKKKKGRRGVNALKVQSDQGCADNNGPIDLMEEVRDIEAHLKEEDWKVVHEVKAMGRRSLGSAMSTGEIATSSLGSLSSVDMNTPAELRDYLDVGTPVKSLDSPPRPAPPPTKPRSRQTRPIRFLSLPPAQGEEDRGLDLSPCDGSEPHGHTDA, from the exons ATGGCTTATCGAGGGAGAAAATCAAGTGAGTTTGACAAACTCCAGAAGGAGAACTCACAGATGAAGAGCGTCATCGAAAACCTGAGGAAGCAAAACATGGCTTTAAACCAACGGGATGACCAGAACAAGTTTTCAAGTTTT GGCTATCAGGAGAGCTACCCAATCGCAGAGGGCCATCGTGGCTTCATCAGTGATGCCAGACTTCTGCAGatgcagagagctgagagagaggccATGGAAGCAAAGCAAAGAAAGATAAGTGCTATCCATGAGAATTATGTCCGGACTGCTCTCATCGGTGTTGGCAGCACCTTCGCGCACCACTTCGTCCCCTCTATTCAGTGTATTCCGAGGCCGAAAGCTCCACCGAGGCCTTTGCCACGAAGGCTTGAGCCCATAGCTCTGGCCCCACTGAAGAATGTGGTGGGGGTGGACGGAGCCCAAGTTCGACCCGGATCTCACTCTCTGGAGTCCATCCAGGTAAATAAGTCATTCAGCAGCAGTAGCGTGTGGCCTGTTCCCGTCCCTCCCACTGCAGCTCCTTCCAAGAGGGGCAAGAAGAAGAAAGGCAGGCGGGGAGTCAATGCCCTGAAAGTCCAGTCGGACCAGGGCTGTGCTGACAACAACGGACCCATTGACCTgatggaggaggtgagagacatCGAGGCTCACCTGAAGGAGGAGGACTGGAAG GTGGTACATGAGGTGAAGGCCATGGGCAGGAGAAGTTTGGGCTCGGCCATGTCCACGGGGGAAATAGCCACCAGCTCTCTGGGAAGCCTGAGCTCAGTGGATATGAACACCCCTGCGGAGCTCCGTGACTACTTGGATGTCGGGACCCCGGTCAAGTCGCTTGACAGCCCACCCAGGCCTGCTCCCCCTCCTACCAAGCCCAGGAGCAGACAGACTCGGCCTATAAGGTTCCTTAGCCTGCCACCGGCTCAG GGAGAAGAAGATCGAGGGCTTGACCTTTCTCCGTGTGATGGCTCAGAACCACATGGACATACTGATGCCTAA
- the LOC124018767 gene encoding uncharacterized protein LOC124018767 isoform X1, whose translation MAYRGRKSSEFDKLQKENSQMKSVIENLRKQNMALNQRDDQNKFSSFGYQESYPIAEGHRGFISDARLLQMQRAEREAMEAKQRKISAIHENYVRTALIGVGSTFAHHFVPSIQCIPRPKAPPRPLPRRLEPIALAPLKNVVGVDGAQVRPGSHSLESIQVNKSFSSSSVWPVPVPPTAAPSKRGKKKKGRRGVNALKVQSDQGCADNNGPIDLMEEVRDIEAHLKEEDWKVVHEVKAMGRRSLGSAMSTGEIATSSLGSLSSVDMNTPAELRDYLDVGTPVKSLDSPPRPAPPPTKPRSRQTRPIRFLSLPPAQTRWQPVSQRVKLRTRPDCSPCPTQSRP comes from the exons ATGGCTTATCGAGGGAGAAAATCAAGTGAGTTTGACAAACTCCAGAAGGAGAACTCACAGATGAAGAGCGTCATCGAAAACCTGAGGAAGCAAAACATGGCTTTAAACCAACGGGATGACCAGAACAAGTTTTCAAGTTTT GGCTATCAGGAGAGCTACCCAATCGCAGAGGGCCATCGTGGCTTCATCAGTGATGCCAGACTTCTGCAGatgcagagagctgagagagaggccATGGAAGCAAAGCAAAGAAAGATAAGTGCTATCCATGAGAATTATGTCCGGACTGCTCTCATCGGTGTTGGCAGCACCTTCGCGCACCACTTCGTCCCCTCTATTCAGTGTATTCCGAGGCCGAAAGCTCCACCGAGGCCTTTGCCACGAAGGCTTGAGCCCATAGCTCTGGCCCCACTGAAGAATGTGGTGGGGGTGGACGGAGCCCAAGTTCGACCCGGATCTCACTCTCTGGAGTCCATCCAGGTAAATAAGTCATTCAGCAGCAGTAGCGTGTGGCCTGTTCCCGTCCCTCCCACTGCAGCTCCTTCCAAGAGGGGCAAGAAGAAGAAAGGCAGGCGGGGAGTCAATGCCCTGAAAGTCCAGTCGGACCAGGGCTGTGCTGACAACAACGGACCCATTGACCTgatggaggaggtgagagacatCGAGGCTCACCTGAAGGAGGAGGACTGGAAG GTGGTACATGAGGTGAAGGCCATGGGCAGGAGAAGTTTGGGCTCGGCCATGTCCACGGGGGAAATAGCCACCAGCTCTCTGGGAAGCCTGAGCTCAGTGGATATGAACACCCCTGCGGAGCTCCGTGACTACTTGGATGTCGGGACCCCGGTCAAGTCGCTTGACAGCCCACCCAGGCCTGCTCCCCCTCCTACCAAGCCCAGGAGCAGACAGACTCGGCCTATAAGGTTCCTTAGCCTGCCACCGGCTCAG ACAAGATGGCAGCCAGTGAGCCAAAGGGTCAAATTAAGAACCAGGCCAGATTGCAGCCCCTGTCCAACCCAGAGCAGGCCCTGA
- the LOC124018767 gene encoding uncharacterized protein LOC124018767 isoform X3: MPAALLHGTGYQESYPIAEGHRGFISDARLLQMQRAEREAMEAKQRKISAIHENYVRTALIGVGSTFAHHFVPSIQCIPRPKAPPRPLPRRLEPIALAPLKNVVGVDGAQVRPGSHSLESIQVNKSFSSSSVWPVPVPPTAAPSKRGKKKKGRRGVNALKVQSDQGCADNNGPIDLMEEVRDIEAHLKEEDWKVVHEVKAMGRRSLGSAMSTGEIATSSLGSLSSVDMNTPAELRDYLDVGTPVKSLDSPPRPAPPPTKPRSRQTRPIRFLSLPPAQTRWQPVSQRVKLRTRPDCSPCPTQSRP, from the exons ATGCCTGCCGCACTTCTTCATGGGACG GGCTATCAGGAGAGCTACCCAATCGCAGAGGGCCATCGTGGCTTCATCAGTGATGCCAGACTTCTGCAGatgcagagagctgagagagaggccATGGAAGCAAAGCAAAGAAAGATAAGTGCTATCCATGAGAATTATGTCCGGACTGCTCTCATCGGTGTTGGCAGCACCTTCGCGCACCACTTCGTCCCCTCTATTCAGTGTATTCCGAGGCCGAAAGCTCCACCGAGGCCTTTGCCACGAAGGCTTGAGCCCATAGCTCTGGCCCCACTGAAGAATGTGGTGGGGGTGGACGGAGCCCAAGTTCGACCCGGATCTCACTCTCTGGAGTCCATCCAGGTAAATAAGTCATTCAGCAGCAGTAGCGTGTGGCCTGTTCCCGTCCCTCCCACTGCAGCTCCTTCCAAGAGGGGCAAGAAGAAGAAAGGCAGGCGGGGAGTCAATGCCCTGAAAGTCCAGTCGGACCAGGGCTGTGCTGACAACAACGGACCCATTGACCTgatggaggaggtgagagacatCGAGGCTCACCTGAAGGAGGAGGACTGGAAG GTGGTACATGAGGTGAAGGCCATGGGCAGGAGAAGTTTGGGCTCGGCCATGTCCACGGGGGAAATAGCCACCAGCTCTCTGGGAAGCCTGAGCTCAGTGGATATGAACACCCCTGCGGAGCTCCGTGACTACTTGGATGTCGGGACCCCGGTCAAGTCGCTTGACAGCCCACCCAGGCCTGCTCCCCCTCCTACCAAGCCCAGGAGCAGACAGACTCGGCCTATAAGGTTCCTTAGCCTGCCACCGGCTCAG ACAAGATGGCAGCCAGTGAGCCAAAGGGTCAAATTAAGAACCAGGCCAGATTGCAGCCCCTGTCCAACCCAGAGCAGGCCCTGA